The following are encoded together in the Candidatus Cetobacterium colombiensis genome:
- a CDS encoding basic amino acid/polyamine antiporter gives MEKKHSLGIFSLSTIVVGSMIGGGIFNMPKNIAQSSSVGAAIIGWTISGIGVLFLAKTFQILAAETPDVTNGIYKYAKEGFGDFSGFHSAWGYWLSNVISNASYPVLLVQTLNYFFPVIGPISGRNGIILGSILIWSVIGIALCGDIGLKFINVLATIGKVMAIFMGIIILYIGFSKQIFINDFWGGTFNHADIFTQVKGCMLQTLWAFIGIEGAVVVSDKASDIKLVGRATMIGYFISLFLYVFIVILSYGVLSEAELSALKDPALSYIIEAVIGPVGATLVNLAVLISVAGAWLSWTFLTAEIPYNVAMDGLLPKFFKKVNKNDSCSGALITNGVLKHIVFFLSLSAQNAYLVITNSASCMILVPYIFSSLFLVKMAIKHSHKRCFYWGVGATVYGFWMVYSSGMSYVFQSLAIYLIGTIYFLYDKKRRKKCKELN, from the coding sequence ATGGAAAAGAAACATTCGTTAGGAATATTTTCCTTATCAACTATTGTTGTAGGTTCTATGATAGGAGGAGGAATATTTAACATGCCTAAAAATATTGCTCAATCCTCATCTGTAGGAGCAGCAATTATAGGTTGGACAATATCTGGAATAGGGGTTCTTTTTCTAGCTAAAACTTTTCAGATTTTAGCAGCAGAAACTCCTGATGTAACTAATGGCATTTATAAATATGCAAAAGAAGGATTTGGAGATTTTTCTGGATTTCACTCTGCATGGGGATATTGGTTATCCAATGTTATTAGTAATGCAAGCTATCCAGTCCTTTTAGTTCAAACACTTAATTATTTTTTTCCAGTTATAGGTCCTATTAGTGGAAGAAATGGAATTATTTTAGGGAGCATTTTAATTTGGTCTGTTATAGGTATTGCCCTTTGTGGAGATATTGGACTAAAATTTATAAATGTTTTAGCAACAATTGGAAAGGTTATGGCTATTTTTATGGGAATTATTATATTATACATTGGGTTTTCTAAGCAGATTTTTATTAATGATTTTTGGGGCGGAACTTTTAATCATGCTGATATTTTTACACAAGTAAAGGGATGTATGCTGCAAACTCTTTGGGCATTTATAGGTATAGAGGGAGCTGTCGTTGTTTCAGATAAAGCTTCAGATATTAAATTAGTTGGAAGAGCCACTATGATAGGTTATTTTATCTCTCTATTTTTATATGTCTTTATTGTAATTTTAAGTTATGGTGTTTTAAGTGAAGCTGAATTGAGTGCACTTAAAGATCCCGCACTTTCGTATATAATAGAAGCTGTAATAGGGCCTGTAGGTGCAACATTAGTAAATTTAGCAGTTCTGATATCTGTGGCTGGAGCATGGTTAAGTTGGACTTTTTTAACAGCAGAAATTCCATATAATGTTGCAATGGATGGGCTGCTTCCAAAATTTTTTAAAAAAGTTAATAAAAATGATTCTTGTTCGGGAGCATTAATAACTAATGGAGTTTTAAAGCATATTGTATTTTTTCTTTCGCTGTCTGCTCAAAATGCTTATTTAGTTATTACAAATTCAGCTTCATGTATGATTTTAGTTCCATATATATTTTCATCACTATTTTTAGTAAAAATGGCTATAAAACACTCTCATAAAAGATGTTTTTATTGGGGTGTAGGTGCTACAGTATATGGATTTTGGATGGTTTATTCCTCTGGAATGAGCTATGTATTTCAGTCTTTAGCTATATATTTGATAGGAACAATTTATTTTCTTTATGATAAAAAAAGGAGGAAGAAATGCAAAGAATTAAACTAG